From the genome of Acropora palmata chromosome 8, jaAcrPala1.3, whole genome shotgun sequence:
TTCTtaatcaaatcaattttttctATACATGTTAgtccatgtttttttttttgcattcattttatcaataaattaaaaaggtcaatttctttttgaatTTGAGCTTTTGAAATAGGAAAGATGTTCTCAGGCAACTGAAAGTTTAAAATCCACAATAACCATAATAAGAAACGAATTATGGTCTGTATTTACAGTATGCGTGTTGACATAGTTGTCTAAATCTTTTACAGACTTCTCTTGGTCAAAGGGGATGTACAATACTTTTACTACTAATCAAGCAGTCTGAGTAATGTTTTTTGGCTATTGATAGAAGACCAATaataagtcaaaaattaatctGCAACATTGAAATGGTGAAAGAACACTTTATTAAAAcagaacattaaaaaacatCTTTTATGATAACGATGTCATAGCAGGGTGACAATATATTTCACAAAGCCCAtactttttttcaagtgtGAACTTAAAGGTGAGACTACCTTCTTTCCATAATAAAACTCTACCCTAGACAACTGGTGACTTTTGTCCagcacaataatttattataggTGTATGTTGACAAGAAAACACTGATACCAAACACCTTGGCTTTAACTGTGATTGATGATACACATATTAACAAAATTAGCTCAGTCACCTACATGTACATCTGCAACTGCTTAACCAATTCACAGATTGAAGGTTTAAGCTATATTAAGTTCCGTATCACTAAAGCTGACAGAATGACAGGTACAATGAAATCACGAAGTGACCCAACTTTCCAGTGTTAATGGGTTCCTGTACTCAAAATCCATCCCTCAGGCGAGTGTTAAGTCCACTTATAAGAAACGTGATGGGAGACCATCACTTCTTCTGCACCACTTTCAAACAATGGTTCCCTGAGATTGATAGAACATGCCTGTCTGTAGCTGTTGTTGTTCTTATCTTTGCTCAATCCTATGGCCATCTCTACTGTTGGTGCACATGTCCATATGCTGCTCCGTACTGTTGGTACCATTGGTTGTAATTATTATAGGCATTctgaaaacaagacaaaataataataattggttGAGTTACTGGACATCAATCTTGTTCCTAGAGTGTTCATTCCCTTATCACCAGTCAGGAAAGAGAGACCAGTCAAATCCAAGATGTTAagggcggtgcctactattgttattgcgcatacgttctgcgcatctcgcGATACTCGGGGTTTCCTATCGGTGATGCTTTCAAatacagtgatatttttgtgcggtttaaaactatccgtaGAAAGTAGATCTGTGTAAGAAccattggtatccaaaaagaaaatatggggtaaccatgcatttttgagagataattacgcttcaatttgagaaaaaacgccatacattgctttgtattttaaagccttttacaaatattattcatcaattatctttgaaaaatgcgtggttacccccaattttctttttggatttcaatagcgcttgttaagatctacttttcctgcataatcataaaccggggcaaaaatacctttgaattagtagccaccgtccttaaaggggctaggtcatgCAATTTTAGActttcagcattgatcaagtggtcatagaattaactgaaataaaataacagctcaaaactatagaagaactcaaacaaaacacaggaaagctaaatagggacaaggatggacaaaactggggagcattgaaatggattgcacttgggtaaatttgaaaaacatcggcccaccttttttcaaatttatatcaaaatgtcatttaaacagctgaaaaatcattctcagttaTGTGGCTgtgattctgaaaatgagagactcttgctctgccaatttgacgtttagagctcatcactaacaaaataaaacagcgtgacctagcccctttaaagTCCACTACATTAAGATAGCTTTGCCCTTCCTTCTTTATGAACGGAAGGATCAGAGTTCAGTAaaacaaatttgcttttttccctttaccagttgaattttcaacaattccaggtAATAATTGATGTTAGAGAAGTAAATTTTACCAGTTACCACATGAAACGGAGAACACCAACTCTCTCAACTTGAACCAAGACTAccataatgataatatttacATATTAATTGAAAAGCAAGCACTGAAAGAGCTACAGTATAACATCACAGAAAACAAGATCTTACAGGATGTGCAGCAGAATAGGCTGAGTAGGCAGCCCATTGGCTCTGCGAAGGGGCCGCATAGCTGTAAGCTGAAAGACTGGCTGAGTAGGCTGCAGCTGCTGTTGAGTAAGATGTATCGTATGCCTCAGCCCCTGTTATGGCCACACTTACAACCTGCTGGCTGCTATCAGCTGCTACTTCTTCACTTTTTGCAACCTTAGCCTTGTTATCAGAGCTGGAATGAGCAAAGATAGTTTTGATAAATTCTTTGAGATTTTAACAATCTAACTTAATATTCTTTTAGTGGTGCCCCGCTTGTGATACCAACCTTGCTTATCATCCAAacaagttattattattataattattattattacttttttcttaATATTGTTTACCTTGTTTAGCCTCTGAAACACTGGGTCCAAATCATGGGCCTTAGGTGCCAAAGAGTTCACTTTATTGACAGAACCCTTCTGATAATGTGAGGTGTTCCCAGAGCAGTTATTTTTTGGAGCTCATCCATGCTGACTGTGCCTGGGATTTTGTCAATGTACTTTTCTTAATGAAACCAAGTGCACACGTCACCTTCATGGTTAGAACTTTGATGGGGGAACTATCAACAATGCTACCTTATACTGTATGTGAATTATCATTTCTCTACCATCAAGTATTCTCATAGATTACCATGCTTACACATAAAAGTAATTATTGCACATTGCTAACCTGTTCCAAGCAATCAACCACAAGGAACTGACACAGTTACAAAATGCTATTTCCTTTTGGCAACCAGAACAAGTGGAAGGGCCACAAGACAGGCATCTCTACTAGTGATATTGGTGCctttaaaatgataaaatttagGGAAATAGCAAGGACTGCTAAGGTCTTTGTATTTAGCTTGATTAAGTCACAATTACTGGAAGCATACCTTTCTCCATCTTGTGACCTCTTCCTACCCGCCAGGGGCACCAAAGCTGACTTTCCTTTGTATAACTTGGTATGGTTCTCTTGAGCAGCCATTATTTTTGCTATGTTGCCACTGAAATCTTCCAGAAACTCGACTCTCCTTTGAGAGAATCCTTGCTTGACCTCTGTGTCCAATTCACTGTCCTTCACTAAGTCAAACACTTCTTCCACCCTCTCTTCACTCACTGGATAAATACTAAGTTCCAAGTCCAATAACTGAAGGTATAACCTCTTGTTACCCTAccattaaataataaaatcaattttgtcactttttatttcattagcTTCGCCAACACACaagaataaatatataaataaagatATAAATGATGCTAACTGACACAATGCAGGCAGGGACACCGCAACAGCTTGCGCCAATTACTGCAGGCCCGGaattttgtcactttttaTGAAGAAATGAGCTGATTTCTTCACAATCATCTGCATAATGGTATTTTAATCTCAACATTCAGAGCTAAGTTCTTGGTCAATTGACTAGAAAATGACTAAGGAATGAAGAAAGGTAAACTTGTGTAAAGGTAAGTATATCAAGTAAACACCAAGAGTAACATTAGCGAATTACACTGTTGTGTTGTCAAAATTGTGTGTAATATTATTCACAATAAGTTGTTGAACTTGGCTGATATCTTGTAACAAGTTGTGTTTCACCTTGCCCTTTCTTTCTTGATACAAGCACAGGAAGTTCGAAAAAGAACAAAGTGTGTCATCATTGGCAATATGAACAGGTGAGGACTCACAGGTAAAACAATCACCAGTTAGGTTGCCTTTCCTTGTGTAACCAAAACAAGATCTATACTTTTATCAGGTCCTGAACATCGTCCTTGTCcaacaggttttttttttcaaaatggctttGCTTGTTATTGCTGTTTTAATGTTACTAAAAGATTGCATTTCCTTGTGTacccaaacaaaaataacttattCTATTCATCTGCCTTTCAGTTAGTTTTCCTTCACATCCAATGAGTGATTGTCCATTAGAACCTACCTTATCCTTTTCAAGCGCCCCTTTCAATACTTCACGAGCCTTGTCAATGTTCCCCATGATCTACAGGTAAgcaaagttttcaaataaaaaaaatgggatGAGCCAACTAATAGCTTCCTAACAGTGACAAACAATCAAGacatcaaaaattaatgtgaacAACTTAATAGGGAAACAGCAACAACTCTTCTCAAAAACGGCATTGCAGGCCCCTTGAGGTCGCCTTTTTTCTAGTGTACTCCAAATTCATAACACAGCATCCCCCACCCCCGCAGGggatataataattatttaatgcacaaacaaattatgtttatattaattctgaacaaagagaaaactaTCTTTAAGATCAAAATGGTTTGACTCAGGAAAGCTAAATGTACTGAGTTCTACTGAACATGCAACTCAAGTTCATTGAATTGTTTCAGCCTCTGTCCACCACATCCTGCCCTCCCCTTGTAGCCCACCCACCCAAAAAAAGTGCCATTCTTAGGAAGTCATGCACCagcaaacaataatttgtattGCCACAAAGGAATGAGACAGTAAAAAGTTCAAACTGAGaaggtaaataattattatacctTGGTTAGGAATCTAGAGTATCTAATAGCAAAAAATGTGGCAAGCTCTTGATCACTGGTCTCATTCATGGACTCTTCGTACAGAGAAGACACAACATCAAAGTTTTTTCTTCGCCTCTCCAGATTTACTCTCTTCAGTTTCACCATAATGATGCCAGGCACACCTTTGTCTAACTCTGCCAAGATCTCCGATGCTTTGCCCGCGTTTCCTGTTAAcatgtgtaaaaaaaaaaaaaaaaaaacagtatcCAAAGTTTGGTGAGCAGTCTACACAATGAAGGAAGATATCAGTGCTTCTTACTAAGCACAATTTCTTAACATATGATTGATTTGTTCTTTTCAGTCACAACAAGTTAATCCAAGCGTTTTGTCTGGTTTTGTTACATGTTGCACCTTGTCCATTTTTTCCTAGCAATTTAAGATAGGAATATAAATAATTTAGAGAACAAAGTGCTTGTTATCGGCAACGGGAACGGGTGAGTAGTTACAAGCAAAACAATCACCAGATAGGTTGCCTTTAATTGCAtagccaaaacaaaattgatacTTTTATCAAATTCTGAATGTTCAAGTTCAATGGTCTTAGATGTCTCTTTGTGACTACTATTCTCatcttcttcctcctcttaGAAAggacttgtttttgtttacaatcAGAGCAACTTAATAgcctttcttctttgaatcaGCTTACATGTAGTCAATAACTTCATGTAACTTATAGTActgtttaaaaacaaaacattcctttgccttttttgATCTTAACATAAGTTGATGAGAATGTTtgatgtttttatttcttattgtaAACTGAGCTGTGTTTTGTCTTCCAGGAGATTCAAGCTGTCTTTGTGTAATTGCTGCCAGCCACCTTGAAGCCAATGTTTCTCAATGCGGGCCTATTGTCACCATGGACTTACCCTTACAACTTGGTTACAAATGTCAGTGTATAGTGTACTTACAGTGCACTACCACAAAAATTAGTCACTTACGCTCCTTAAGAAAGTCACCTAGAACTAATAGGATGCAACTAATAACTCCTTCCTGAGGTCCAACCATACAACTAGAGCATAACTACTACAGTGAACAGACAGTATTGCTTTACCTTGCTCTTCCTCAAATGCAGCCCAGGCCAAATGAATGGAGGGTTTTCTTGGCAGATGTATTGTGCAGGCTCTTTCATAGACATGCCGGCACTTTTCAACACTATGCACCTCCATGTAGCTTGCAAATCGTTGCCAGAAGTCCTCATACAATGCACAAGCAATGACACAGCGCTCAAAGAGTATCACTACCCTTTTGTGGTCACCATTACTTAATTCAAAGTCTAAGTATTCTCTCCAGTTTTTCAGCTGCACACGCTCCAAAGGCTTGACATGAAAATAAGGCCTCTTTATAGATTCTTCAAATGTCCATCGTTTGCGCACCTCGTCTTCCAAAGTACTGAACACTACCTGCCTTGCTGCGATCACTTTCTCACGAATAGCAATTGTCTCTGCATCATCCTGGACAGAAACAAATTCCTCAATCTGATAAAGTGATTCGTCACATTATAGACATTCTGCACAGCCACATAGTAACAAGAAGAAAGCGGGATAAGCATTCCGTAGCTTTCGCTTTGATGGAGTGCTGTAATAATGTATTGCTAGCTAACCTTTACTGGGCTTACTGTATGTACCTTTATGCCAGAATTGCATGCACAAAATAGGTGTACTATTTTCACATCTAACTAAAAATAGCTCTTATCGctgttatcagcggttttaacacataaatgAGTCTAGAGGGTCATTTTacattgtattgaccccttagcctcgtctgcaagtagctgtaaacaaaggaggccttgcccgtgggcgcaactTTGATGACAGCTACTGCCCAATGTTACTGTATGTAAATTgatcaatattatttataacTTGTTGACACAGcaacttttaaaaagaatttgcCTCCTTTCCATTGCTAGCTACCTACATATGGTATTTAAGACTCAGAAGGTTACTGGCCAGACAAAGGTACACCAGACCAGGTTGTTGCCTACCTGGGCGGTGACTGAACTTTCTGTTCCAGGAGCAGTCTCCGTACCAGGGGCAACCTCATCGGCATCATCACCACCTTTGTAATCAAACATGGTATTAGCCTTAGTGCAACCAGCATTAAAAAATCTCATTGCAAAGATAAAACAAATGGCCTCAAGAATGTTTCCACAAAATAAATTagcatcctttttttttagccaaacACTGCGTAAGTCAGCAATGAATAACATTGACAAAAAGAGACAGAACTGTGAACTGTAACTCTTCTAACATCCTCAACAAAGGCTCAAATTTGTTGCTGAAGATGTCAAGGAATAAATGAAGatagtacaataattattattgtttttaagcGCTGAATTTTTAAGTTCttccataattttattttcatgaatATCATCATTGCTTCAAAACATTTACCTAATGCTTGAGCagtaaagaaaattctttGAGCCACTGCCAGTGTGTCAGAATAACTTAATTATATATCACATTTTTcattaacccttttcctcgtatcagtgtcaaatggcacttatagattttactctgtctaacgccagatgattttacttgtcaatggggaaccccttaaggtggaaagggttaacacgGGTATTGCTTATTTTAAATCTTACCAGGTGGGTTTGTTGAGGCAGGGGCAACACTAATCAGAGGCTCAGCATCTGCAGAGGTTAAGCCAGGGGGAGCAGCTGCTACTTCGGCTCTGAGCTTCAGCAACTCTTCTGTACAGAGCACAGCAGCTATGGGGTTAGAGTTGATGTGTTGCTTAAACCTTtaagtgaagaaaaaaaaaaacaaacaatcacTGTTATATCACTGCATGCTTTCAAGccacaaaggaaaaaaactgttacAGTGCATTTGTTTATCTTGACTTGTAGTAGCATTAAAGTTCTTCCTGTACAAACTGCTTCTTAGACAATGTTGTTTTCTGCTGTTATGCACCTTATGTCATCCCCTTGACAGAAGGCAAAAGTGTCACTATTATTCACAAAAAGGTAGTCAAGCTATTTTTCAAAAGTGTGGTCTACACATTTGAAAAAACCTGATTCTCATTCATACGCACTATTTCCAACTGGCAAAAGCAATACACATGGATGAACtctcttcaaaacaaaaagattacTCGGTTGCAAAACTGATTTATGGGTTTGAGTGCTATTCAATTAGGTAAATgatttcagtttatttcttgAAACTTGTTGCACCTTGCTCATTCTTTCCTTGCAAAAAGCAAAGGGAttataaaaaagaacaatgtGCATTGTTATTGGCAACGGGAACGAGTGAACAGTCACAGTAAGACAATCACAAACTTAAGTTGCCTTTCCCTGCATAAGCAAAACAATATCATTACTTCAATcaggtttcaaataattattttgagtcTCAGAAATGGCTTTCTCTGAAACTTCTCCACGTAAAAACTCAAATACCCAGCCACCTCTAAAAGAAATGGAATAGAGCTTGTTCAGCAGAATTGTTATCCTGTCTCAAGTTCTTACAATAACCATTTTAGTTTTATAAATTTTCATACAGAATAGAACTCTTTAGCTTGTAAGTTTGATTTCCTTGATACAGTACCACTTAAAGGTAAGTTAATAGTCACTTACTGGtcacaaaaaattgatttagACTCTATTCTTGATCCTCAAAAATTGAGAATCTAGTCTCAAGTTGAGTTCTGTGATTCACAAGTTGGCTCTTTCGAGTTTCGAGTCGAGAAAAATCATGAGCTTGCTGCTTGACTGACTCTCAAGTAAGTTGGCAAGCAAAGTGCACTTGTGTGTTGTTGAGGAAAAAGCAAATTGCGTATCAAGTGTGTGCAGCTATTTGACAAAATATCCATTCATTGTGTCGTTACTTCCTCAAAGGCTCATAATGAAAAATCTGTAACAATGATGGCTGATCTTCACAACCAACTCAGACATCCAACTCCCTTGACAATACTTGAAACCTGAAGCTTTCTTTACTCTGATAATAAGTGGtgaggataataataattgatttttgaagttgttttgtAAGTCAGTTGTGTTACATGATTGTAAATGTTTCAATAATTTTAGCTTGTCGTATGCTAATTTATGCAATTATTTTAACTTTGTACCAAATCATTTGGAAAtgcttcaaaataattttatcatctTATAAGGATAGCTTCCCATCTGTATAGTATTATTTCCAATGAAAActcacttttcaaaatgctggCTGTAGTTTTGGGTTGGGACCTTGAAGACCCTGTCATACAATGCTGTCACTCTTTGCAACTGACCCTGGCTTTTCTCCCACTCGATATAAGCATCCCACAGCTTGTCCGCCCGAAATTCTTCGCCAGCCGTAGACACTGCTCGTTCAAATAAGCtacaaagtaaaaacagaggaagaaaggaaaaaatcagacaaggcttttctccagatACTATCCACTGACGTTAAGattgaacaaaattgaaacaggACAATGGACTGAAGCATGAAAAAATACCTTTTCCATATGTAAGGAACCCAATACCGATAGACCCGAGGAGGCCATCATGGGTTTTCACTCCCAACCTAATTGTGGCTACTGACAAGAAACATGGTACAACAACATAAGGGGATTAGATGAACCACtaaatcaaattgaaattcagaaaatcaaaaacaaagcTCTCAAAGTTCCAACACAACACACTCATCAATGGTGAGAATTCCTTTTGCACATGCCCCAGTGATGGCTCAACTAAACCAATCTATTCTCTGGACATTCCTTGAAGTGAAGCACAGCTCCCCTGAAGAGCAGACATTTCATATGTCAGTAGTTGGCTGGAATGAGCAAACAAATTACCTTCGCATCAGTTCTGGGCCATCAATCTGACCTTTGGTCGACTGAGAAGCAAAGTTGAGATAGTGTACCCATAAATCAACACTCAGAGGAATGGCAGAGATGGCACCTTCAAACACCTGAAAATAGAAACCAGAAAGTTCATTGACAGGATCCAAAATTAGTAGGCCATTTCCAAGTTCatctcagcctccatttcaaagcgaggctaagtgcgaagtcttcgttatgaaaatcagttttcattcatattgaaattagaactaattatcaaaacaaaaatttcgcacttagacttgctttgaaaaagagacagagaggaactcggaaatggcctattcttTTTATAAGGCTGTCCACTTGCAACTTAAGACAAGTTTTGGTTGCCAAACATCAGATTTTGGTGACAAATATTATCCTCAATGTTGctggaagaaaaaagaaaaaaaacatgacagCTGGGCAGCTATTCTCGCTCGATTTGATTAGATATCATTTAGATTTCGGAAATTGGATATCAGGGgactcattttcacttcagttAAAGGATATCCACAGAACCAAAAAATGAGGCGTCAGCTGGCAGAGTTAACGGTAGCAATGTTTGTCACCCACTGATCCCCATGTGTGAAATTTTGGCGGCCAGCACTCAATTTTAGTCTCATTAGTGAACAGGAAAGTGCAACTAAGGACCCATTAAGTAGTGCAGACTCGGTGTTTATTCTAGAAATTGCCCAAAATAGGACACACCTTTAAAATCATTCACCGTCATATTTAAAAGGGAAATTTTTCTAGCTGAAGTAACATGACAAACTGATCTTGAGAAATGCTATCATCAAACTATAATTGCCAGTGTGCACAACTGGTATTCTCCCTGAACTGGCCCAGGCCACCTGTAATAATCTCATAGGCTTTACTTTGTTCTATCTAGTCCCTTAAAGTCTTCCACATAATAATCAAGTGGTTTATGGGGCTGAGTGCAATTAAATCTAGTTCGAAACTAAAATCTTGCTTAGCTAGGGAAAATTGTCTTTATGAAAAgtcaatttcttgaaaattgttgcaCCTCGCTCATTCTTTCCTTGCAACAAGCAAaggaattataaaaaagaacaatgtGCATTGTTATTGGCAACGGGAACGAGTGAAGAGTCACAGTAAGACAATCACAAACTTAAGTTGCCTTTCCCTGcatgagcaaaacaaaatcattacTTTAATCAGGTTTCAAGTATTCTCAGTACAACATTtctcagaattttttttcacttatgCATAGAAGCCAAGTTGTAGGGAGAGGCTGGCTGGAGATTTAATGCAGCGCATAATCCGAGCGAGCGCCAAAGACGCGAAGATTTGAGCAAGCGCCAAAGGCGCAAACTTTTCtaggggggtccgggggcatgcGTAAAAGCAAGCCTACAAACAAGTTGAACCCAGGTCACATCGGGTAAACAAACACGAGCAGTGAGAAGAAAAGGGCTCTGGGGTCTAgaatttcttgatttctcGTCAATTTGTCGCTGATTCTCGTCGATTTCACGATTTCTCAGATCATGAACAGTTTTACGATTGTGGAACAATCATTTTATATGATTTATGTATTACAAAATTTGTTGACCCAAGCTCAGCTGGAGATTTTCCTTGCTCGGCTGGAGAGCTGGGGATTGAGTCTGAAAGCTAGAGACTTGGCATCTATGCTTATGCatgtaaaaacttgaataccCAGCCACCTCTGGAAGAATTGGAATACAGCTTGTTTAGCAGAAATTGTTATCCTATCACAACTTCTTGTGACAACCATTTTAGTTTGATCAATTTTCATAGAGAACAGAACTCTTTAGCATGTATGTTTTGATTTCACAGACAACTGAATATTCTCAAAATAATGATACAGTAGAACCCTGCTAACTCGAACTCTGAAGGGAAACGAAAATCTgttcgagttagcggggtTTTGAGTTATCGGGGTCGattaaaatattcaattttttaggTTAGTAATTAAATGTTCATTGATTTGCCTTGAGAAGTGAGCCTTATGCAATTGTACTGTTCAGCATCTGACGAACTCTCCAGCTTAAATGcctaatgtttttttgcagaCATTTTAATGGATACTTTTTTAATGCACTGTACACTGTAGCactgtttattacacgtaa
Proteins encoded in this window:
- the LOC141890687 gene encoding pre-mRNA-processing factor 39-like isoform X4, with the protein product MQVDQHLLENKLSSARQAFEAFFKRYPYCYGYWKKFADMERKNGNIDKAQEVFEGAISAIPLSVDLWVHYLNFASQSTKGQIDGPELMRSLFERAVSTAGEEFRADKLWDAYIEWEKSQGQLQRVTALYDRVFKVPTQNYSQHFEKFKQHINSNPIAAVLCTEELLKLRAEVAAAPPGLTSADAEPLISVAPASTNPPGGDDADEVAPGTETAPGTESSVTAQDDAETIAIREKVIAARQVVFSTLEDEVRKRWTFEESIKRPYFHVKPLERVQLKNWREYLDFELSNGDHKRVVILFERCVIACALYEDFWQRFASYMEVHSVEKCRHVYERACTIHLPRKPSIHLAWAAFEEEQGNAGKASEILAELDKGVPGIIMVKLKRVNLERRRKNFDVVSSLYEESMNETSDQELATFFAIRYSRFLTKIMGNIDKAREVLKGALEKDKGNKRLYLQLLDLELSIYPVSEERVEEVFDLVKDSELDTEVKQGFSQRRVEFLEDFSGNIAKIMAAQENHTKLYKGKSALVPLAGRKRSQDGESSDNKAKVAKSEEVAADSSQQVVSVAITGAEAYDTSYSTAAAAYSASLSAYSYAAPSQSQWAAYSAYSAAHPNAYNNYNQWYQQYGAAYGHVHQQ
- the LOC141890687 gene encoding pre-mRNA-processing factor 39-like isoform X2, which translates into the protein MNLSIMAESVENGVSQEGSNEYPAHPETVKENGNVAFGGGADAEMTEEKQNGEAPEERESSTEASASEEVVNEQELKYWKAVKENPADFTSWTYLLQFVEQENKLSSARQAFEAFFKRYPYCYGYWKKFADMERKNGNIDKAQEVFEGAISAIPLSVDLWVHYLNFASQSTKGQIDGPELMRSLFERAVSTAGEEFRADKLWDAYIEWEKSQGQLQRVTALYDRVFKVPTQNYSQHFEKFKQHINSNPIAAVLCTEELLKLRAEVAAAPPGLTSADAEPLISVAPASTNPPGGDDADEVAPGTETAPGTESSVTAQDDAETIAIREKVIAARQVVFSTLEDEVRKRWTFEESIKRPYFHVKPLERVQLKNWREYLDFELSNGDHKRVVILFERCVIACALYEDFWQRFASYMEVHSVEKCRHVYERACTIHLPRKPSIHLAWAAFEEEQGNAGKASEILAELDKGVPGIIMVKLKRVNLERRRKNFDVVSSLYEESMNETSDQELATFFAIRYSRFLTKIMGNIDKAREVLKGALEKDKGNKRLYLQLLDLELSIYPVSEERVEEVFDLVKDSELDTEVKQGFSQRRVEFLEDFSGNIAKIMAAQENHTKLYKGKSALVPLAGRKRSQDGESSDNKAKVAKSEEVAADSSQQVVSVAITGAEAYDTSYSTAAAAYSASLSAYSYAAPSQSQWAAYSAYSAAHPNAYNNYNQWYQQYGAAYGHVHQQ
- the LOC141890687 gene encoding pre-mRNA-processing factor 39-like isoform X3; the protein is MQVDQHLLEVKFLVFPAALLDLLLTKKKSLKCLRLSEDFLFLFQNKLSSARQAFEAFFKRYPYCYGYWKKFADMERKNGNIDKAQEVFEGAISAIPLSVDLWVHYLNFASQSTKGQIDGPELMRSLFERAVSTAGEEFRADKLWDAYIEWEKSQGQLQRVTALYDRVFKVPTQNYSQHFEKFKQHINSNPIAAVLCTEELLKLRAEVAAAPPGLTSADAEPLISVAPASTNPPGGDDADEVAPGTETAPGTESSVTAQDDAETIAIREKVIAARQVVFSTLEDEVRKRWTFEESIKRPYFHVKPLERVQLKNWREYLDFELSNGDHKRVVILFERCVIACALYEDFWQRFASYMEVHSVEKCRHVYERACTIHLPRKPSIHLAWAAFEEEQGNAGKASEILAELDKGVPGIIMVKLKRVNLERRRKNFDVVSSLYEESMNETSDQELATFFAIRYSRFLTKIMGNIDKAREVLKGALEKDKGNKRLYLQLLDLELSIYPVSEERVEEVFDLVKDSELDTEVKQGFSQRRVEFLEDFSGNIAKIMAAQENHTKLYKGKSALVPLAGRKRSQDGESSDNKAKVAKSEEVAADSSQQVVSVAITGAEAYDTSYSTAAAAYSASLSAYSYAAPSQSQWAAYSAYSAAHPNAYNNYNQWYQQYGAAYGHVHQQ
- the LOC141890687 gene encoding pre-mRNA-processing factor 39-like isoform X1, producing MNLSIMAESVENGVSQEGSNEYPAHPESERTVKENGNVAFGGGADAEMTEEKQNGEAPEERESSTEASASEEVVNEQELKYWKAVKENPADFTSWTYLLQFVEQENKLSSARQAFEAFFKRYPYCYGYWKKFADMERKNGNIDKAQEVFEGAISAIPLSVDLWVHYLNFASQSTKGQIDGPELMRSLFERAVSTAGEEFRADKLWDAYIEWEKSQGQLQRVTALYDRVFKVPTQNYSQHFEKFKQHINSNPIAAVLCTEELLKLRAEVAAAPPGLTSADAEPLISVAPASTNPPGGDDADEVAPGTETAPGTESSVTAQDDAETIAIREKVIAARQVVFSTLEDEVRKRWTFEESIKRPYFHVKPLERVQLKNWREYLDFELSNGDHKRVVILFERCVIACALYEDFWQRFASYMEVHSVEKCRHVYERACTIHLPRKPSIHLAWAAFEEEQGNAGKASEILAELDKGVPGIIMVKLKRVNLERRRKNFDVVSSLYEESMNETSDQELATFFAIRYSRFLTKIMGNIDKAREVLKGALEKDKGNKRLYLQLLDLELSIYPVSEERVEEVFDLVKDSELDTEVKQGFSQRRVEFLEDFSGNIAKIMAAQENHTKLYKGKSALVPLAGRKRSQDGESSDNKAKVAKSEEVAADSSQQVVSVAITGAEAYDTSYSTAAAAYSASLSAYSYAAPSQSQWAAYSAYSAAHPNAYNNYNQWYQQYGAAYGHVHQQ